Proteins encoded within one genomic window of Zootoca vivipara chromosome 12, rZooViv1.1, whole genome shotgun sequence:
- the DAZL gene encoding deleted in azoospermia-like — protein sequence MPNTIFVGGIDIRMDETEIRSFFARYGTVKEVKIITDRTGVSKGYGFVSFLDNVDVQKIVESQINFHGKKLKLGPAIRKHPNLCAYHVPPRPVLINSPTPQFHSVWSNQEAYLQPPAVMSPVTQYVQAYPYGSPALLIQQQVPVGFQPAYNYQVPPQWPPGEPRNYIVPPAYTMNYGGDLEVGAEQAECSMAETAQSCGNSPQKKSVDRSIQTVVSCLCNPDNRLRNNIVTQEDYLKEKRAHHFRRSRAVLKSV from the exons ATGCCAAATACCATTTTTGTGGGTGGAATTGACATTCGG ATGGATGAGACAGAAATTCGGAGCTTCTTTGCACGATATGGCACTGTTAAAGAAGTGAAAATAATCACAGACAGAACTGGTGTGTCCAAGGG ATATGGATTTGTGTCATTTTTGGACAATGTCGATGTACAGAAAATAGTAGAA TCACAAATCAACTTTCATGGGAAGAAACTCAAACTAGGGCCTGCAATAAGAAAACACCCAAACCTAT GTGCTTATCATGTGCCACCGAGACCAGTGCTTATTAATTCACCCACACCTCAGTTCCACAGCGTTTGGAGCAACCAGGAAGCATATTTGCAGCCTCCAGCTGTGATGAGTCCTGTCACACAATATGTTCAG GCGTATCCTTACGGGTCGCCAGCTTTATTAATTCAGCAACAGGTACctgtagggtttcagcctgcttACAACTATCAG gttcCACCACAATGGCCACCTGGAGAACCCAGAAACTATATTGTGCCTCCG GCTTATACCATGAATTATGGTGGTGATTTGGAGGTAGGCGCAGAACAGGCAGAGTGTTCTATGGCCGAGACTGCACAGTCCTGTGGAAACAGTCCACAAAAG AAATCTGTGGACCGAAGCATACAGACAGTCGTGTCATGTCTATGTAATCCAGACAACAGATTGAGGAACAATATTGTAACTCAGGAGGACTATCTTAAG GAGAAAAGGGCACATCATTTTAGAAGAAGCAGAGCTGTACTCAAATCTGTTTGA